A region from the Aegilops tauschii subsp. strangulata cultivar AL8/78 chromosome 5, Aet v6.0, whole genome shotgun sequence genome encodes:
- the LOC120965393 gene encoding uncharacterized protein isoform X1, with amino-acid sequence MNKVFRCKITVQGIALNHTWKAMEDGDAYHCTNLNCVNRTASPRYKLPIIVADGNATVEMVFFGDVDRDVVGRPADQVLESFLANSSVMPAKIMALVGRKYIVEVTVSKYSCRRDKDGLSFQVLKFFTEAGFMYHDFVVGVGSSSSAPMQQVPFSGGVHTSHAELPQGTCSLPVAMMNTVSSVHTSHAELPQDTSSLPNVRTSNTEFPQGTSSLPGDMLGTEMQNPNLTNVAQLMSMRREDMLQTQSHNVCTADVPDKTKVKETKNKRSRWSNAKSIASKNLFVDGSDTAGHRVDDK; translated from the exons ATG AACAAGGTCTTTAGGTGCAAGATCACCGTCCAGGGTATTGCGCTCAACCACACTTGGAAGGCTATGGAGGATGGTGATGCATATCATTGTACTAATCTGAATTGTGTTAACAGGACTGCTAGCCCTAG GTACAAGCTTCCTATAATCGTAGCTGATGGAAACGCTACAGTGGAAATGGTTTTCTTTGGTGATGTTGATAGGGATGTTGTGGGCAGGCCAGCTGATCAGGTGCTGGAGAGTTTTCTAGCAAATAGCTCCGTCATGCCAGCAAAGATAATGGCTCTGGTTGGAAGGAAATATATTGTAGAGGTCACTGTGTCAAAGTATTCTTGTAGGAGAGACAAGGATGGGCTGAGCTTTCAAGTGCTCAAATTTTTCACGGAGGCTGGTTTTATGTACCATGATTTTGTTGTGGGTGTGGGTTCTTCCAGTAGCGCTCCAATGCAGCAAGTTCCATTTTCTG GAGGTGTACATACCAGCCATGCAGAGCTTCCTCAGGGTACCTGCTCGCTTCCAGTGGCGATGATG AATACAGTTTCTAGCGTGCACACCAGTCATGCTGAGCTTCCTCAGGACACTTCCTCACTTCCTAACGTGCGCACCAGTAATACTGAGTTTCCTCAAGGCACTTCCTCACTTCCAGGGGACATGTTG GGGACTGAAATGCAGAATCCAAATCTTACTAATGTTGCTCAGCTCATGTCCATGCGCCGAGAAGACATGCTG CAAACACAGTCCCATAACGTATGCACTGCTGATGTGCCGGACAAGACTAAGGTGAAGGAGACCAAGAATAAAAG GTCACGTTGGAGTAATGCAAAGTCGATTGCATCTAAAAACTTGTTCGTTGATGGGAGCGACACAGCTGGACATAG GGTGGACGATAAGTGA
- the LOC120965393 gene encoding uncharacterized protein isoform X2, which produces MVFFGDVDRDVVGRPADQVLESFLANSSVMPAKIMALVGRKYIVEVTVSKYSCRRDKDGLSFQVLKFFTEAGFMYHDFVVGVGSSSSAPMQQVPFSGGVHTSHAELPQGTCSLPVAMMNTVSSVHTSHAELPQDTSSLPNVRTSNTEFPQGTSSLPGDMLGTEMQNPNLTNVAQLMSMRREDMLQTQSHNVCTADVPDKTKVKETKNKRSRWSNAKSIASKNLFVDGSDTAGHRVDDK; this is translated from the exons ATGGTTTTCTTTGGTGATGTTGATAGGGATGTTGTGGGCAGGCCAGCTGATCAGGTGCTGGAGAGTTTTCTAGCAAATAGCTCCGTCATGCCAGCAAAGATAATGGCTCTGGTTGGAAGGAAATATATTGTAGAGGTCACTGTGTCAAAGTATTCTTGTAGGAGAGACAAGGATGGGCTGAGCTTTCAAGTGCTCAAATTTTTCACGGAGGCTGGTTTTATGTACCATGATTTTGTTGTGGGTGTGGGTTCTTCCAGTAGCGCTCCAATGCAGCAAGTTCCATTTTCTG GAGGTGTACATACCAGCCATGCAGAGCTTCCTCAGGGTACCTGCTCGCTTCCAGTGGCGATGATG AATACAGTTTCTAGCGTGCACACCAGTCATGCTGAGCTTCCTCAGGACACTTCCTCACTTCCTAACGTGCGCACCAGTAATACTGAGTTTCCTCAAGGCACTTCCTCACTTCCAGGGGACATGTTG GGGACTGAAATGCAGAATCCAAATCTTACTAATGTTGCTCAGCTCATGTCCATGCGCCGAGAAGACATGCTG CAAACACAGTCCCATAACGTATGCACTGCTGATGTGCCGGACAAGACTAAGGTGAAGGAGACCAAGAATAAAAG GTCACGTTGGAGTAATGCAAAGTCGATTGCATCTAAAAACTTGTTCGTTGATGGGAGCGACACAGCTGGACATAG GGTGGACGATAAGTGA